The following proteins are co-located in the Pyrococcus abyssi GE5 genome:
- a CDS encoding class I SAM-dependent methyltransferase yields MSYREKYNRIGSRYDILEVPLNRYFEPLREKAVKRVSGKVLEIGVGTGKTLKYYPRNVELYAIDGSEEMLKVARERAKSLGINAKFIRAEAENLPFPNDFFDYVVSSFVFCTVPNPERAMKEIVRVLKPGGGAIFLEHTLSDSTVLNLFFLMPLELILSPLLDDSTTRETHKLVRKFLEVEKEESYYRGIVRLIVARKPF; encoded by the coding sequence TTGAGCTACAGGGAGAAGTACAACAGAATAGGTTCAAGGTACGACATCCTCGAGGTTCCACTAAACAGGTACTTTGAACCGTTGAGGGAAAAAGCCGTAAAGCGAGTTAGCGGCAAAGTCTTAGAAATCGGGGTGGGAACCGGGAAGACTTTGAAGTATTATCCCAGGAATGTAGAGCTTTATGCCATCGACGGAAGTGAAGAGATGCTTAAGGTTGCTAGAGAGAGGGCAAAATCTCTCGGGATAAACGCTAAGTTCATAAGGGCCGAAGCCGAGAACTTACCTTTCCCAAACGATTTCTTTGACTACGTAGTTTCATCTTTCGTCTTTTGCACAGTTCCAAATCCAGAGAGGGCTATGAAGGAGATAGTGAGGGTTCTGAAACCAGGTGGTGGGGCTATATTCCTGGAGCACACACTTAGCGATAGCACGGTGCTCAACTTGTTCTTCCTAATGCCTCTGGAGTTAATACTAAGTCCCCTCCTGGATGACAGCACGACGAGGGAAACGCATAAGTTAGTAAGAAAATTCCTGGAGGTTGAGAAGGAAGAAAGCTACTATAGAGGCATCGTTAGGCTTATAGTGGCTAGGAAACCTTTTTAA
- a CDS encoding SagB/ThcOx family dehydrogenase: MEIKLPRPKTKGNVSLEEAIFKRRSIRKYLSEPISLEELSQILWAAAGVNSWGKRNYPSAGARYPLEVYAVVGNVEGIKPGIYYYNWREHSLVLVREGDIRKELYRACLEQECVLNAPVSIVIVAHYERTTSKYGERGIRYVHLDCGHMGQNIYLQATALNLGTVAVGAFRDDEVRKVLGVDGDPLYVFPIGKPGE, from the coding sequence ATGGAAATCAAGTTGCCAAGGCCGAAAACTAAAGGTAATGTAAGCCTTGAAGAGGCGATATTTAAGAGGAGGAGCATCAGGAAGTACCTCAGCGAGCCAATTAGTTTAGAGGAGCTTTCCCAAATACTCTGGGCCGCGGCCGGTGTTAACTCCTGGGGAAAAAGAAATTACCCAAGTGCCGGTGCCAGGTATCCTCTGGAAGTTTACGCTGTCGTTGGGAACGTTGAAGGGATAAAACCTGGAATTTACTACTACAACTGGAGGGAGCACAGCCTAGTCCTGGTTAGGGAGGGAGACATTAGGAAGGAACTCTATAGGGCTTGCCTAGAGCAGGAATGCGTCCTTAACGCTCCGGTTAGCATAGTGATAGTTGCTCACTACGAGAGGACAACGAGTAAGTATGGAGAGAGGGGAATAAGGTACGTCCACCTAGACTGCGGGCACATGGGACAAAACATTTACCTCCAAGCTACAGCCCTAAACCTTGGAACAGTAGCCGTTGGAGCTTTCCGCGATGATGAAGTTAGGAAAGTCCTGGGAGTTGACGGGGATCCACTTTACGTGTTCCCAATTGGAAAGCCTGGTGAATAG
- a CDS encoding PspC domain-containing protein, whose translation MDRKLYRAKDERMFLGVLGGIAKYLNVDATIIRLLFLLFLVLNPVAAIILYFGAAIIMPEEPGEEEGEEELPKRIEKLRNEIEEGFKFENDAKVLGLALILLGLAFILKSYVFVPKEILMGGILVVLGLYLIVRR comes from the coding sequence ATGGATAGGAAGTTGTATAGGGCTAAGGACGAGAGGATGTTCCTGGGAGTTCTCGGTGGAATAGCGAAGTACTTGAACGTTGATGCAACGATAATCCGTTTGCTTTTCCTCCTGTTCCTAGTGCTAAATCCAGTCGCGGCCATAATCCTGTACTTTGGCGCTGCAATAATAATGCCTGAAGAACCTGGGGAGGAAGAGGGAGAGGAAGAGCTACCTAAGAGGATTGAAAAGCTTAGAAATGAGATCGAGGAGGGCTTCAAGTTCGAGAATGATGCAAAAGTGCTTGGGCTAGCTTTAATACTTCTCGGCTTGGCCTTCATCCTGAAATCTTACGTTTTCGTTCCTAAGGAAATCCTAATGGGAGGTATACTCGTGGTGCTTGGGTTATATTTAATAGTGAGGAGGTAG
- a CDS encoding MBL fold metallo-hydrolase, whose amino-acid sequence MTRLIILNDNVPSKGLMNDWGWSVLVEGRKRFLFDADTNPLVLAHNSKALNVNLRNLDFAVLSHWHYDHYGGFQYIAELNPGIKFYAPIQGLAMAMRWGFQPIAINSAGEIEEGVYTSGVIDGIEQAVGVETSSGLIVIVGCSHPGVDRMVQKVLEASGYKRAYLVIGGFHSPPIQRLRRLAELSELIAPAHCSGEMAKMFVRKNYGERYVEVRTGTILEV is encoded by the coding sequence ATGACCAGGTTAATTATTTTAAACGATAACGTCCCCTCAAAGGGTTTGATGAACGATTGGGGATGGAGCGTTTTGGTTGAAGGAAGAAAGAGGTTTCTCTTCGATGCTGATACTAACCCTCTAGTCTTAGCGCACAACTCAAAGGCACTAAATGTGAACTTAAGGAACTTGGATTTCGCAGTTTTGAGCCATTGGCACTACGACCACTATGGTGGATTTCAGTACATAGCCGAGCTCAATCCTGGGATAAAGTTCTACGCTCCAATTCAAGGATTGGCCATGGCCATGAGGTGGGGATTCCAACCAATAGCGATTAACTCCGCTGGAGAAATTGAGGAGGGAGTTTACACATCTGGAGTCATTGATGGGATAGAGCAGGCTGTCGGAGTGGAGACCAGCTCTGGTTTGATCGTAATAGTTGGATGCAGTCATCCTGGAGTTGATAGGATGGTTCAGAAGGTTTTAGAGGCTTCAGGGTATAAGAGGGCTTACCTCGTTATAGGTGGCTTTCATTCACCTCCAATCCAGAGGTTAAGGAGGTTAGCCGAATTAAGCGAACTAATTGCTCCAGCTCACTGCTCAGGAGAAATGGCAAAGATGTTCGTAAGGAAGAACTATGGTGAGAGGTACGTGGAGGTAAGGACTGGGACTATATTAGAAGTTTAG
- a CDS encoding RsmB/NOP family class I SAM-dependent RNA methyltransferase, translated as MELFYRVSLHEIIADALTLVEEKELSSKHALERIFKRVEGKDKETARGIAHAYVFEIEKWRAKIDFILNSVLRGSKVEDLDLYLANLLRIGTFEMKFKGVNPAIATDSVVRVVKEKFDLTKAKFANAILREVEKFNVEKALRKLKEKDRIEWLSVRFSHPRWYVEYIIDMLGYDEAVRLLLSNLRPQRYYVRVNTLKADIDKVRRYLEENGVRVALTPVDDVLKVLDYEKPVTRLEWHRKGYFVIQDLASAYVAHVLNPEPGERVLDLAAAPGSKTFHAAALMENKGEIVAVDYSYDRLMKMKERMKRLGVKNVKLVHADGQSFIDREGFEKIILDAPCSSSGTYRQFPEVKWRFDEEKIKRVISVQRNMLLNAYRNLRSGGEMTYSTCSIRIDENEENVIFALEKGFEIVDYPFEWGDKGFLEIGEKVFRAWTHKHDCNSFFIAKLRKP; from the coding sequence ATGGAGCTATTTTACAGGGTCAGCCTTCACGAGATAATAGCGGACGCGCTAACCTTAGTTGAGGAGAAAGAGCTATCATCAAAGCACGCCCTAGAGAGGATATTCAAGAGGGTTGAAGGTAAGGACAAGGAAACCGCGAGGGGGATAGCTCACGCTTACGTTTTTGAAATCGAAAAGTGGAGAGCGAAGATAGATTTTATTCTTAACTCAGTCTTAAGGGGTTCAAAAGTTGAGGACTTAGACTTGTACTTAGCTAACCTCCTCAGGATAGGAACGTTTGAGATGAAGTTCAAGGGCGTTAATCCAGCAATAGCGACTGATTCAGTTGTAAGGGTTGTCAAGGAGAAGTTCGACTTAACTAAAGCCAAGTTCGCCAACGCAATCCTCAGGGAGGTTGAGAAGTTCAACGTGGAGAAGGCCCTAAGAAAACTCAAAGAGAAGGATAGGATAGAGTGGCTCTCAGTTAGGTTCTCACATCCGAGATGGTACGTTGAATATATCATCGATATGCTAGGGTATGATGAAGCCGTCAGGCTACTTCTTAGCAACCTAAGGCCCCAGAGATATTACGTCAGGGTGAACACCCTTAAGGCGGATATAGATAAGGTAAGGAGATACTTGGAGGAGAACGGCGTCAGGGTAGCTTTAACTCCCGTAGATGACGTTCTGAAGGTTTTGGATTATGAAAAACCCGTTACTAGGCTGGAATGGCACAGGAAGGGATACTTCGTGATTCAGGACTTAGCCTCGGCTTACGTAGCCCACGTTCTAAACCCGGAACCTGGGGAGAGAGTTTTAGATTTAGCAGCTGCCCCAGGAAGTAAAACCTTCCACGCCGCGGCTTTAATGGAAAATAAGGGAGAGATAGTGGCAGTTGATTACTCGTACGATAGGCTAATGAAGATGAAGGAGAGGATGAAGAGACTAGGAGTTAAGAACGTCAAGCTAGTTCACGCTGATGGTCAAAGCTTTATCGATAGGGAAGGTTTTGAGAAAATAATACTCGATGCCCCTTGCTCGAGTTCGGGAACGTACAGGCAGTTCCCCGAGGTCAAGTGGCGCTTCGATGAGGAGAAGATAAAGAGGGTTATAAGCGTTCAGAGAAACATGCTCCTAAACGCTTACAGGAACCTCAGAAGCGGTGGGGAGATGACTTACTCAACTTGCTCTATAAGGATAGACGAGAACGAGGAAAACGTTATCTTCGCGCTCGAAAAAGGCTTCGAGATAGTTGATTACCCGTTTGAATGGGGAGATAAAGGATTCCTGGAGATCGGAGAAAAGGTGTTTAGGGCGTGGACCCATAAGCATGACTGCAACAGCTTCTTCATAGCTAAGCTCCGCAAGCCTTAA
- a CDS encoding cystathionine gamma-synthase family protein translates to MKPLHDPLYITAVFKQVGDAYPTDRGTELKYSREENPTVRKLEDKLAELEGSDNALAFNSGMSAISTLYFSLLEGGDKVVLSMEGYGTTIELAKLLRKFGVDVKLAYPSADSLIETIDEETKLVLVETMTNPTLKVIDVPEVAKRCREVGAILVVDNTFVTPLLYKPLEDGASYVVHSLTKYIAGHNDVLGGAVLWNGEFSRDLWEWRRRLGTIIQPFDAWMIERGMRTLEVRFERQSENAMAIAEFLKDHPKVREVHYPGLKDDPYYKVARRLFKKDLYGGVVAFDLGSGDNALAFLRGLKRIFPSPSLGGVESIATYPVKSAAKTLDEEIREILGITDGLIRLSVGLEPLDELIEDIDNALGVVR, encoded by the coding sequence ATGAAACCGCTTCACGATCCTCTCTACATAACGGCCGTGTTCAAGCAAGTCGGTGATGCTTATCCAACCGATAGGGGAACCGAGTTGAAGTATTCCAGGGAGGAAAATCCAACGGTTAGAAAACTAGAGGATAAACTAGCAGAACTTGAAGGTTCAGACAATGCTTTGGCCTTCAATAGCGGAATGTCAGCGATCTCAACTCTCTACTTTTCCCTACTTGAAGGTGGTGATAAAGTAGTGCTATCGATGGAAGGCTATGGAACGACGATTGAGTTGGCAAAGCTCCTTAGGAAATTCGGCGTAGATGTTAAGCTCGCCTATCCAAGTGCAGATTCTCTGATAGAAACCATAGATGAGGAGACTAAGCTCGTTTTGGTGGAAACGATGACTAATCCAACACTGAAAGTTATAGACGTTCCGGAGGTCGCGAAGAGGTGTCGGGAAGTTGGGGCGATATTAGTTGTAGACAACACCTTCGTGACTCCACTCCTCTACAAACCCTTGGAAGATGGGGCAAGTTACGTCGTTCATAGCCTCACGAAGTACATAGCGGGTCACAATGACGTTTTAGGTGGGGCCGTTCTCTGGAATGGGGAATTCTCCAGGGATCTCTGGGAGTGGAGGAGGAGGCTCGGAACGATAATCCAGCCCTTCGATGCGTGGATGATTGAGAGGGGAATGAGAACCCTTGAAGTTAGGTTCGAAAGGCAATCCGAGAACGCCATGGCCATAGCGGAATTCTTAAAGGATCACCCAAAGGTTAGGGAAGTCCACTATCCTGGACTTAAAGACGATCCCTATTATAAGGTAGCCAGGAGGCTTTTTAAGAAGGATCTTTACGGCGGAGTAGTCGCCTTTGACTTGGGTAGTGGAGATAATGCCCTGGCCTTCTTGAGGGGATTGAAAAGGATATTCCCATCGCCTTCCCTGGGAGGCGTTGAGAGCATAGCAACTTATCCAGTGAAAAGTGCCGCCAAAACTCTAGATGAGGAGATTAGAGAAATTCTCGGGATAACTGATGGTTTAATAAGGCTCTCGGTTGGCCTTGAACCTCTTGACGAGCTTATTGAGGACATAGACAACGCCTTGGGGGTGGTGAGATGA
- a CDS encoding methylenetetrahydrofolate reductase C-terminal domain-containing protein, which produces MRILSCPKDLLNGPCGGALNGVCEVDGRPCPWVHFLERFDLLDGAPLLVEHPIVIEMERFETEEVKLRESEFLRNLRKGKALSVEFPLKLFEKGRRDFENVNALYTIPDNPLGYPHLSSTALATWLKIKGFQVMPHVTGKDRNALAIISELRTALEFEFEGVLLTTGDWPGLLLQTKPVFDLDSPNMVKLAKLMFSGVLPTGERIELRERPFIAATMNPNYSAKVEGKRVARKLIAGADVLFTQVVASVEAVRRIPEILREALRYSSVEVPIVVSLLYPITKDLEGILRKMGVKTGSSFEEIVEEVSSLELGGINLIVFDENSWEKRLEEAFDIIKGGV; this is translated from the coding sequence ATGAGGATTCTAAGTTGCCCTAAGGATCTCCTAAATGGCCCATGTGGCGGTGCTTTGAATGGTGTTTGTGAGGTAGATGGGAGACCCTGTCCATGGGTTCACTTCCTGGAGAGGTTTGATCTACTCGATGGTGCCCCTTTACTGGTTGAGCATCCAATCGTCATCGAGATGGAGAGATTTGAAACTGAAGAAGTAAAGTTAAGGGAAAGCGAGTTTTTGAGGAACCTCAGAAAGGGAAAGGCACTTTCCGTTGAGTTTCCACTAAAGCTATTTGAGAAGGGGAGGAGGGATTTTGAAAATGTTAATGCCCTGTACACAATTCCAGACAATCCCCTTGGATATCCACATCTATCCTCAACGGCCTTGGCCACTTGGCTGAAAATCAAAGGATTTCAGGTGATGCCCCACGTAACCGGCAAAGACAGGAACGCCCTAGCGATAATTTCTGAGCTTAGGACTGCCCTTGAATTCGAATTTGAGGGAGTCCTACTTACAACTGGAGATTGGCCGGGCCTTTTACTCCAAACTAAGCCAGTCTTTGACTTAGATTCCCCAAATATGGTAAAACTTGCCAAGTTAATGTTTTCTGGAGTGCTACCGACTGGAGAGAGGATAGAACTCAGGGAAAGGCCGTTCATAGCGGCCACCATGAATCCCAACTATTCGGCTAAGGTTGAGGGGAAGAGGGTAGCGAGGAAGTTAATTGCCGGAGCTGATGTCCTCTTTACGCAGGTAGTTGCCAGCGTCGAGGCCGTGAGGAGGATTCCCGAGATATTGAGAGAAGCCTTAAGGTATTCCAGCGTAGAGGTTCCCATAGTTGTCTCCCTTTTGTATCCTATAACCAAGGATCTTGAAGGGATTCTGAGGAAGATGGGGGTGAAAACCGGGAGCAGCTTTGAGGAAATTGTTGAGGAAGTTTCCTCCCTCGAGCTTGGAGGGATAAATCTCATCGTTTTCGATGAGAACTCCTGGGAAAAGAGATTGGAAGAAGCCTTTGATATAATAAAAGGAGGTGTATGA
- a CDS encoding uroporphyrinogen decarboxylase/cobalamine-independent methonine synthase family protein: MIVPALIGSLPRPVGLAKKIELYSIGRLSEEKLEEAYRDYTRRAFENLKKAGIKVVTDGLYRWDDIFNPFIRFIEGVELNGLFKFYENNFFYRSPVVKGELSLKENPIPEWISVAQDIKDEVYPEATLKAVLPGPVTLAYHSINEHYKTLDELVEAYKDVIAELIKELDVSIVELQEPALAAELSKATREAVEHVSRDVAKSAIEELAKIKRLWVVTYFGTPQVVPRNVILNVDLVEGRIPEGLEGEVGLGIVNARETKMERADRLRDKLRKYVREFDVIYVTPNTLLDFLPESVAWRKLRLLGRLAGGE; encoded by the coding sequence TTGATAGTTCCGGCCCTTATAGGTAGCCTGCCCAGACCTGTCGGGTTGGCGAAGAAGATAGAGCTCTACTCGATAGGAAGGTTAAGCGAAGAGAAGCTCGAGGAGGCTTACAGGGACTACACGAGGAGGGCATTTGAGAACCTGAAGAAGGCTGGGATAAAGGTAGTAACTGATGGACTTTACCGCTGGGACGACATCTTCAACCCGTTCATAAGGTTCATCGAGGGCGTTGAACTCAACGGATTGTTCAAGTTCTACGAGAACAACTTCTTCTACCGCTCTCCAGTGGTTAAGGGGGAGCTCTCGCTTAAAGAAAATCCAATTCCAGAGTGGATAAGCGTGGCCCAGGACATAAAGGATGAGGTTTACCCTGAGGCGACCCTTAAGGCCGTCCTCCCTGGACCAGTGACGTTGGCTTACCACTCCATAAACGAGCATTACAAAACGTTGGACGAGCTAGTTGAGGCGTATAAAGACGTTATAGCCGAGCTGATTAAGGAACTCGACGTTTCAATCGTGGAACTCCAGGAACCGGCCCTAGCGGCTGAGCTTTCAAAGGCCACGAGGGAAGCTGTGGAACACGTAAGTAGAGATGTTGCAAAATCCGCCATAGAAGAGTTGGCTAAGATAAAGAGGCTCTGGGTGGTTACCTACTTCGGCACTCCCCAGGTGGTTCCCAGGAATGTTATTCTAAACGTTGATTTGGTGGAAGGGAGGATTCCAGAGGGCTTAGAAGGAGAAGTCGGTCTGGGAATAGTTAACGCTAGGGAAACTAAGATGGAGAGGGCCGATAGGCTTAGGGATAAGTTGAGGAAGTACGTGAGGGAATTTGACGTTATCTACGTAACCCCGAACACTTTACTCGACTTTCTCCCCGAGAGCGTGGCCTGGAGGAAGTTGAGGCTTTTAGGAAGGCTAGCTGGGGGTGAGTGA
- a CDS encoding methionine synthase, protein MELPILPTSVIGSYPKPRWLLRMYKLRELGKIPEEDFKEAVKDASVAVLREHERAGVDIPWDGEMWRSEMTEHFTAKISGFKFYGPVRVWGNAYFNKAAAVDKLEYKEPLVLEEFLWVRENTTREIVKVPITGPYTIAEWSFNEYYPDKESFVMDLAKIINKELKTLEEHGATYIQLDEPAMLNHPDEVPLAVEAINRAVKGIKIKVGLHVCYSNYYLLADYFDDIRVTQFALEFANRQFRDMDFLKKLSGKELGFGVVDVHNPRIETVDEIVRAIKKAFNYLEPEWLYINPDCGLKLLDRRIAYQKLVNMVKAVRIVRKELEKEGRAETEFRTLNDI, encoded by the coding sequence ATGGAGTTGCCCATTCTTCCAACGAGCGTTATCGGTAGCTATCCCAAGCCAAGATGGTTGCTCAGAATGTACAAGCTTAGGGAACTAGGCAAAATACCCGAAGAGGACTTTAAAGAGGCCGTCAAGGATGCAAGCGTAGCGGTGCTTAGGGAGCACGAGAGGGCTGGAGTTGACATTCCCTGGGATGGCGAGATGTGGAGGAGTGAGATGACGGAGCACTTCACGGCGAAGATTTCAGGGTTTAAGTTCTACGGTCCTGTTAGGGTTTGGGGCAACGCCTACTTCAACAAGGCTGCTGCGGTGGATAAGCTCGAGTACAAGGAACCCTTAGTCCTCGAAGAATTCCTTTGGGTAAGGGAAAACACAACCAGGGAGATAGTTAAAGTTCCAATAACAGGTCCCTATACTATAGCTGAGTGGAGCTTCAACGAGTACTATCCAGACAAGGAGAGCTTCGTGATGGATCTGGCTAAGATAATAAATAAGGAACTTAAGACTTTGGAGGAGCACGGTGCAACGTACATCCAGCTCGATGAGCCGGCTATGCTGAATCACCCCGATGAAGTTCCCCTAGCTGTAGAGGCAATCAATAGGGCCGTTAAGGGGATAAAGATAAAGGTTGGCCTCCACGTTTGCTACTCCAACTATTACCTTCTAGCGGACTACTTCGACGATATTAGAGTTACCCAGTTCGCCCTCGAGTTCGCTAACAGGCAGTTTAGGGACATGGACTTCCTGAAGAAGTTATCCGGAAAAGAGTTGGGCTTCGGCGTCGTCGACGTTCATAATCCTAGGATAGAGACCGTCGATGAGATAGTTAGGGCGATAAAGAAAGCTTTTAATTACCTAGAGCCTGAATGGCTTTACATAAATCCCGACTGTGGATTGAAGCTTCTAGACAGGAGAATAGCCTATCAAAAGCTCGTGAACATGGTGAAGGCCGTTAGGATAGTTAGGAAAGAACTCGAAAAGGAGGGAAGAGCAGAGACGGAATTTAGAACGCTAAATGATATATAG
- a CDS encoding sodium/proline symporter, whose amino-acid sequence MEARTQILAVLVFYLGFLISVGIYQGRKAKSHKDFSIAGRQLPGWVAALSERATGESAWCLLGLPGFAFAAGLAAIWPAIGCVLGIIVAWAVFAGRLRKEAEKYDAVTFVDYIAKRHPEAEKWIRILGSATIAFFFFFYVGAQYLGGGKVLNTLFGLDPKLGMLITALVILPYTVMGGLKSVAYTDTVQAIVMILTLIVAPIVGVIYIANHPELYATSVTAALSKAGVKYSTILGGMAGAAAIVFVIAEFSWFFGYLGGMPQLSIRFMAIKDDKNAKLARNIGIGWTIIAYIGALMIGWIGIAIFGPNGLKDPEQVMPSVMLKLFPPALAAVFITGAVAAMLSTADSLLILSSTEFSENILKPYIYKNEADPRKSLMVSRLTTVSLGIIALIMAYVVPSHLIYTIVGYTWAGIGDTFSVIVILTLFWKRFHGKAVPPTIIAGLLFTVFWISSGLDAKVSVRLMNFIVTFIVAIIATYAIKPEKT is encoded by the coding sequence ATGGAGGCCAGGACTCAAATCTTAGCAGTTCTAGTTTTCTATTTGGGTTTTTTGATTAGCGTTGGTATATATCAAGGTAGAAAGGCAAAGAGCCATAAAGACTTTTCAATTGCAGGTAGACAGCTTCCTGGATGGGTTGCCGCTTTGTCCGAGAGAGCTACTGGAGAATCCGCATGGTGCCTACTAGGACTCCCAGGATTTGCATTCGCAGCAGGCCTTGCAGCGATATGGCCAGCTATAGGTTGTGTTTTGGGAATAATAGTTGCTTGGGCAGTCTTCGCCGGAAGGCTGAGAAAGGAAGCTGAAAAGTACGATGCGGTAACGTTCGTTGATTACATAGCCAAGAGACATCCTGAGGCGGAGAAATGGATAAGGATCTTGGGCAGTGCAACTATAGCGTTCTTCTTCTTTTTCTACGTTGGAGCCCAGTACTTGGGCGGAGGAAAAGTGTTAAACACCTTATTTGGCCTTGATCCTAAGTTAGGAATGCTAATAACCGCATTGGTTATCCTTCCATATACTGTTATGGGTGGTTTGAAGAGCGTAGCTTATACTGATACTGTTCAAGCTATAGTTATGATATTAACCCTCATCGTGGCCCCGATCGTGGGTGTTATTTACATAGCAAACCATCCCGAACTTTATGCCACTTCGGTTACAGCGGCCCTAAGCAAGGCCGGGGTCAAGTATTCAACGATCTTAGGTGGAATGGCTGGAGCCGCTGCAATAGTCTTCGTTATAGCGGAGTTTTCCTGGTTCTTTGGATACTTGGGAGGAATGCCACAGCTTAGTATAAGGTTTATGGCGATAAAAGATGATAAGAATGCCAAGCTGGCCAGGAATATTGGAATAGGATGGACGATAATTGCGTACATAGGCGCCCTAATGATCGGTTGGATTGGAATAGCAATATTCGGACCGAATGGCCTCAAGGATCCAGAGCAAGTTATGCCCTCGGTGATGCTAAAGCTTTTCCCACCAGCCTTAGCTGCAGTTTTCATAACGGGAGCAGTTGCTGCAATGCTATCAACGGCGGATTCCCTGTTAATACTCTCATCCACGGAGTTCTCCGAGAACATTCTGAAGCCCTATATCTACAAGAATGAAGCCGATCCCAGGAAGAGCTTGATGGTCTCAAGGTTGACCACAGTGTCCCTGGGAATAATCGCATTGATAATGGCCTACGTCGTGCCTTCCCATCTTATATATACGATAGTTGGATACACCTGGGCAGGGATAGGGGACACTTTCTCCGTTATAGTCATCCTAACCTTATTCTGGAAGAGGTTCCACGGCAAAGCGGTTCCACCAACGATAATAGCTGGGCTTCTCTTCACAGTGTTCTGGATAAGTTCAGGTCTAGATGCAAAGGTCTCAGTGAGACTAATGAACTTCATAGTAACCTTCATAGTGGCCATCATTGCAACGTACGCGATTAAGCCAGAGAAGACTTGA
- a CDS encoding homoserine dehydrogenase: MKVKVSVFGFGTVGRALAEIIAEKRKVFGVELNVVSITDRSGTIWGDFDLLEAKEVKESTGKLSNIGEYEVYDFSPQELIEEVKPDILVDVSSWDDAHEMYSYALAEGISVVTSNKPPIANHYDELITLARENGVGIFFESTVMAGTPIIGLLRENLLGEEIVKMEAIVNASTTFILTRMENGKTFEEAMEEARTLGILEEDPSKDIDGIDAYYKAKILHWVSYGEQPEEEEREGIRNVKDARNVRLVAEISKGRISVAPRKLPDNSPLLVSEVENAALIKTENLTLTLKGPGGGGKVTASGVFTDIIKAALKFPSPR, from the coding sequence ATGAAAGTTAAAGTCTCAGTTTTCGGATTTGGAACCGTCGGAAGGGCATTGGCAGAAATAATAGCCGAAAAGAGAAAAGTCTTCGGAGTGGAGTTAAATGTCGTCTCAATAACAGATAGGAGCGGAACTATTTGGGGAGATTTTGACCTGCTTGAGGCCAAAGAGGTTAAAGAATCAACAGGAAAACTTAGTAACATCGGTGAATACGAGGTTTATGACTTCTCACCCCAGGAGCTCATAGAGGAGGTTAAGCCCGACATACTAGTTGACGTTAGTAGCTGGGATGACGCTCATGAGATGTATAGCTATGCTTTGGCAGAGGGGATAAGCGTCGTAACAAGTAATAAGCCGCCGATAGCTAACCACTACGATGAGCTAATTACCTTAGCTAGAGAAAATGGGGTTGGCATATTCTTTGAGTCAACGGTTATGGCGGGAACCCCGATAATAGGGTTGCTTAGGGAGAACCTTCTAGGAGAAGAAATAGTGAAGATGGAAGCCATCGTTAATGCGAGCACAACCTTCATCTTGACGAGGATGGAGAACGGTAAAACCTTTGAAGAGGCCATGGAGGAGGCTAGAACCTTAGGAATCCTGGAGGAGGATCCTTCCAAGGATATAGATGGTATAGATGCGTACTACAAAGCTAAAATCCTCCACTGGGTTTCCTACGGGGAACAACCGGAGGAAGAAGAGAGGGAAGGGATAAGGAATGTTAAAGATGCTAGGAACGTTAGATTAGTTGCCGAGATATCTAAGGGCAGGATAAGCGTTGCCCCGAGGAAGCTTCCAGATAACAGTCCCCTACTCGTTTCCGAAGTTGAAAACGCAGCATTGATAAAAACCGAGAACTTGACCTTAACCCTAAAGGGCCCAGGAGGGGGTGGAAAAGTTACAGCTAGTGGGGTCTTCACGGATATAATAAAAGCCGCACTTAAGTTTCCGAGTCCTCGCTAA